One Anaerolineae bacterium genomic window, GGGTAGCCTGGGTGGCGGTTTGAGCGACAGCCAGCGCCTCCGTAGAGCGCCCCCACATCACGCCGCCGAGGCCCACACCCGCCAGAAGCGCGATGACCAACAGGGCCATCGCTATCATGCGCACCGATTTACGCTGAAGGATCGTCTGCCACATCGAGCTTCACCTCCCTGGTTCAGATAGGCACGCAGCGCCTCTAGCTTATATACTGGCTTTCCAGTCGAAGCCTGCGCCTCTCTCAGCGCTCACACGCGCTAACCAGCGCTGCATTGCTCTTGGATTTGCGGCCTGGAAGCCGCGCCGTAACCTTTATTATACAATCCTCCGCTCAGTTAAACGTCACATTAAGGTAGAATAAGAGAAAGCTAAGAATTTAGTGTTAGAGCCGATTGACAACCGCCGGAAGCCGGCATACAATGCAGTGGACCTGCAAGCAGCAAGAGTTGTGCCATTTGAGCACGAGGGTCTAGCGATGCGAAACACCTATCCGTGGGTGGCGGTCAGGCTGGTAATTTGTCTTTTCGGGGTGTTTGGCCTGCTGTGGGGCTGGGATGCCGTGTCGTCGCTGGGATCGGCAGCTCAGGAGACAAACTGGAAGCTCCACAGCAGCAGCCAGGTTATGCCTCAGCAAGCCTGGACATGTATGCCTGCTGACACTCTTATCGATGTCCTCTCATTGAGCTCGAAGACTGTTCGCTTTGCAGTGATCGGTGACTATGGGCTGGCCGGCCGGCCGGAGGCGGATGTAGCCGCCCTGGTTAAGAGCTGGAATCCCGACTTTATCATCACTACCGGCGATAACAACTACCCGCGCGGTGCGGCCGAAACCATTGACCGCAATATCGGCCAGTATTATCACGAATTCATCCATCCATACCGAGGCCTTTACGGCGCTGGCAGCGCGATCAACCGCTTTTTCCCCGTGTTGGGCAATCACGACTGGGCTACCCCCGGCGCCAAACCCTACCTCGAATACTTCACCTTGCCCGGCAACGAGCGCTACTACGATTTCGTCTGGGGGCCGGTTCACCTCTTTGCCATAGATAGCGACTTTCGCGAGCCGGATGGGATCACGCGCGACTCGAAGCAGGCGGCTTGGCTGCGGGACCGACTGGCCGCTTCGACCTCGCCTTGGAAGCTAGTATATATGCACCATCCGCCGTTCTCGTCAGGCCTGCACGGGTCTACCGCAGCCCTGCAATGGCCCTACGCCGAGTGGGGCGCAACAGCCGTCCTGGCTGGCCATGACCACACCTATGAGCGCATCCTCCGAGGCGGCTTCCCCTATTTCGTCAACGGCTTGGGCGGCAACGGCATCTACCGCTTCAAAACGATCGTCCCCGGCAGTCAAGTGCGCTACAACGCCGATTTCGGGGCTATGCTGATCGAGGCTAGCTACGACGCCATTGTCTTTCGGTTCATCTCGCGTCGAGGGGTGATCGTTGACACTTACTCGATCCACCGATAGGAGGATGTCACCGTGGCCATCGTCAAACCGTTACCGCCGGAGTCCTTATACCGGCGCTGTGATCCGCAGCAATTCAACTTTGAAACCACCGAGGAGCTGGAAGATCTCACCGAGGTCATCGGGCAGCCGCGGGCGGTGGAGGCCGTCCGCTTCGGCGTCGGCATCGAGCGCGCGGGGTACAATATCTTCGCGCTGGGGCCGGCCGGCACGGGAAAGCATTCCCTTGTTCGCCAATTCTTGGAGCGGCAAGCTGCCGCAGAGCCGGTTCCTTCTGATTGGTGCTACGTTCACAATTTCGAGCAGCCCCACCGACCGCGGGCCTTGCGCCTGCCACCCGGCGTGGGCGTCCAGTTACGGGACGACATGAAGCGGTTGATCGAGGATCTGCACACAGCGCTGGTCTCTGCGTTTGAGAGCGATGAATACCGCACACGCCAGCGAGTGATCGAGGAGGAGTTCAAAGAACGACAGGAGAGAGCCTTTGAAGGGCTTCAACAGCGCGCCCAGGAGCGGGGTTTCGCCCTGCTGCGCACGCCGGCCGGCTTGGTGTTCGCTCCCTTGCGCGGCAGCGAGGTGCTTCCGCCAGAGGAGTTCCAAAAGCTCCCTGAAGCAGAGCGGAAACGCCTAAAGGATGAGGTGGAGATACTCCAGAAGGAGTTGCAGGACATCATTCTGCAAATGCCGCGTTGGGAGCGCGAGGCACGGGAGCGGGTGAGGGCGCTGGATCGCGAGGTCACCAATTTTGCCGTCGGATCCCTGTTTGACGAATTGCGCAAGAAATACGCCGATCTGGCCGAGGTGGTGGATTACTTGAACGCCGTGCAGCGGGATGTGGTGGAAAACGTGAGGGATTTCCTGCGCCCAGAGGAGCCGCCATCATCGGACACCTCCGGCCCGCCCATACCCTATCCCCTAATCAGGCCGTCCTCGCTGCGCCGCTATCAGGTAAACGTCCTTGTGGACCACAGCGCTTCGAAAGGAGCGCCGGTTATCTACGAGGACAACCCCACGTACCAGAACTTGCTCGGGCGAGTCGAGCATCTCGCTCAGATGGGCATGTTGGTAACCGATTTCAATCTGATCAAGCCCGGCGCGCTTCATCGCGCCAACGGAGGTTATTTGATCCTTGACGCGCGCAAAGTGCTGTTGATGCCCTTCGCCTGGGAGGGACTCAAACGCGCTCTGCAGTCCCGCCAGATCCGGATCGAGCCAATTGATCAATTGCTTAGCCTGATCAGCACCGTCTCGCTGGATCCGGAGCCGATCCCACTGGATATAAAGGTTGCCCTACTGGGTGACCGTTTGCTCTACTATCTGCTCTGCGAGCTCGATCCTGATTTCGGCGAGCTCTTCAAAGTGGCGGCAGATTTCAGCGAGGAAATGGACCGCACCCCGGAGAACCAGCTCTTGTACGCCCGCTTGATCGCTACGCAAGTGCGACGGGAGAAGTTGCGCCCCTTTGATCGCTCCGCAGTGGCCCGCATCATTGAGCACAGCTCCCGCCTTGCGGAGGATGCTGAGAAGCTATCGGCGCGCATGCGTGGCATCATTGACCTGTTGAGGGAGGCTGACTACTGGGCAGGAGAGGCTGGCCATTCTGTAGTTAGCGCAACGGATGTTCAACGAGCTATTGACGCCCAAATCTACCGCGCTAACCGCATGCAGGAGCGCCTGCGGGAGGAAGTGCTGCGCGGGACGATCCTAATAGACACCGATGGAGCAAAGGTCGGCCAGGTCAACGGACTCTCGGTGATGACCCTCGGCGATTACTCGTTCGGTCATCCCAGCCGCATCACCGCCCGCGTTTGGATGGGCAAAGGCGAGGTGATCAATATCGAGCGCGAGGTTGAGATGAGTGGTCCGATTCACTCCAAGGGGGTGTTGATCCTGTCAGGATTCCTAGGGGCGCGCTACGCTGCCGATCAACCCCTCTCGCTTTCGGCTAGTCTGGTCTTCGAGCAGTCCTATAGCGGCGTTGAGGGCGATAGCGCCTCTTCGGCCGAGCTGTATGCGCTACTGTCAGCCATCGCTGAAGTGCCGATCAAACAGTCCTTAGCAGTGACGGGCTCGGTGAACCAGCATGGCCAGATTCAACCCATCGGCGGGGTCAACGAGAAAATCGAGGGGTTCTTTGACGTGTGCAAGGCGAGGGGACTGACTGGCGAGCAGGGTGTGCTGATCCCGGCCGCTAATGTGAAAAACCTGATGCTGCGGCAAGATGTGGTTGAGGCTGTGGCAGCAGGTAAATTCCATATTTATCCCATCGAAACTATTGACCAGGGGATCGAGATCCTGACTGGTATTCCAGCCGGCGAGCGGGATGAGTCAGGAAATTATCCAGAGGGGACCTTTAACGCCAGGGTGAGGGCAAGGCTAGCCGAGCTAGCGGAAAAACAGGCCGCGTTTCGAGCTGCGGGTAATGAGGAGGAATAAGAGGGTATGAATGACCAGGAACGGGTGTGGGACATACGGCGCATTTTAGTAGCCCTAGATGCTTCACCGCATAGCCTGGCTGCGCTAGAAGCGGCTGTGGAGCTGGCCGCCATGCTGCGTGCAGAGCTCTTAGGTCTGTTCGTCGAGGACATCAACTTGTTGCGATTGGGGGAGCTCTCGTTGGCTCGTGAGGTCTATGCTCACTCGGCGACAGCGAGCCCAATTGACAGCCAACACGTCGAGCGACAACTGCGTACGCAGGCGGAGCGAGCCCGTCAGGCGTTGGCAGAGCGAGCGGAGCGCGCCCAGGTGCGTTGGGCTTTCCGTGTGACGCGCGGGGCAGTTGCCTCAGAGGTACTGGCGGCTGCGGCAGAGGCGGACCTGATCACGCTGGGAAAGGTGGGCTGGTCGGTGATCGGGCGGCGGCGGCTGGGAGCTACAGCACAGGCGATTGTGTCTAACGCCTCAGCCCCAGCTTTGATCTCGCGCCAAGGGGCTCGTCTAGGGCGATCGCTCTTGGCGGTATATGATGGCTCGCCCGCGGCGCAACGGGCGCTGATCATGGCGACGAACCTGGCGCGTGATCCAGAGCGATCATTAACTGTGTTAATCTTGACCGGCCGGATGGATATTGCGCAGGAGTGGCAGGGGCAAATCACTGCATGGCTGAGAGCACGCGGCCTCTCCGCGCGTTATCGGTGGCAACCGGGTGTGACGCTGTCGCAGTTGGCCCAGGTGATTCGCGCCGAGGGCGAGGGCATCGTGGTGTTGCCGCGTGAGAGCCCCCTTTGGCCGGACGAGGTGCTGGCAGCGCTATTGAACGAAATCGAATGTCCGGTGCTGTTGGTGAGGTAATTCCGAACGACGGCGAGGTCGGTTTTCTAAACGTCTTCCGCCTGAACAAGGCTGGACATAAAGATAAAGAAAGTGGTGTCCTTCTAGAGCGCCTGCGCAAAGCCGAAACTCCTAATTCTTGTTCTTAATCCCACCTTCTTGGTGCCAGGATTGGTGGCAGCATTGCTACATTAATGATCACCGTCGTGATCAGGCTAACAGCTAATCCTGCCCACCACCACTTCGGCTGGAAGGTCAGCGTCACCTCATGACGACCAGAGGGCAGCGGCACAGCCTGGAACGCGTAATTGGCCCGTAACACCGGCAGGCGCTCACCTGTCTCTAGTCTGGCCTGCCATCCCGGATACCAAGCCTGACTGATGACCAGATACCCTGGTGCTGTCAGCTCGGCTATGATGCGGATGCGATTGGGGCCTTCGCTTTGCCACTCGACTGGCGTCGACGTGTTGTCCGAGCTCTCCTGCCCCTCACCTCCCTCGATTACTACAGCCTGTGCCGGATCGAAATCGGCCGCGTGGATCGCCTCCCATGCTTGCTCGTGGTTATTCACCGCGATGGCCCGATAGACGATCTGAGCCCTCGGCAGGGCGGCGCGGTTGCGGTACACATTCAGCTCAGGATCGCCCTCGAAGGCTAACTCGAACTTGCCCCAGTCCAGCTCAATATCCTTGCGCCCGATCACATAGCCTGCGTTCAGGAAATCGTAGAGACGGCTGGAACGGCTCCCTAATCCTTCCCAGAACCGCTCGTAATCGGCTAAGATGAGGGGATTCGCCACCCCCCATACGTCGTCTAGCCTATGGACCAAGGCTGCGCTGGGCTGCCAGATAGCCTCAATCCCCGTTCGGGCATCAATGCGTACGGGGCCTGGCTGCGACTTCACAAACTGGACTAGCGCCGTACGGCGAAAGCCATTAGTCGGCTCCTGTTTACTCAGATCGTTGTAGGCGCCGCTGCCTAGATCGAGCAAGATGAGTGCGATGGCGATCCAGCCGAGCGTACTACAGCGAACGATCCCCGATCGCCAGGCGGCCAACCAGGCCAATGCCGCCAGCGTGAAGCCCAGGCTCCACATCGTAGAGATCAGGGCCACCGCGATGCGCAGAGTCACCGCTGGATCGGCGTCCTGACGGGCGATCAGCGCCAGGTATAGGCCAAGGGCCAATGCTCCCAGCGCAATCGCCAAAGCTACCGTTGCCTTCCACACTGGATAGGCCGATTCCCTAGCTCTACTCCCGTGCTGCAAAGCCACGTCCAGCCCCAGCGCAGCTAGCCCGGCCAAGGCCAGGTCTGTCACCAGCAACAGCCGAGCCGGCGCCCGCAGTTGCGCCAGGCCGGGCACGAGCCAGGTCAGCCATCCGTGGGGTAGTGCATAAACTCCAAGCGCGATCACGAAGGTGCCCAGGGCCAACCCACTCAACCGCCAAGTCACGCGATCCCGACGCAGCGCAATGGCCAAGCCGGCCAGCATCAGTGGCAGAAGGCCGATGTATCCCACTTCTACTCGTTCCCACGGGCCCCAGTGAAATTGCGGCCCGCGCCCGAAAAAGCCCGGCACGATCAGGCCGATGGCCTGTGCAGGGCTGAGAGAGTAACTGACGCTCTGGACATAATCCCATGTTGCGCGGGAAGAGTGACGGGCCAGCTCCCAAGCCGGCCACAGCACCGGCGCGGCCACCAGACTGGCGATGATAACTACGCTGGCTAGCCGCATAGCCGCCAGGAGAATTGCCGAATTGCGCCATTGAGGCTGAAGTAGCAGGTACAGTGTCGTGTCTAGAACTAGCGTTAAGCTGATAAAGAAAGACATCTGCGGGTGGCCGGCCAAGGTGCCGATCCCCAGCAGAAGGCCGGATAGTGCTGTCCAGCGCCAGCTTCCGCTCCGCTCGCTGCGATGGAAGGCCCAGAGGACCCAGGGAAGCCAGCTTGCTACGGTGATGAGGTTTAGATTGCCGAAATGGGTCAGCATAGGATCGGAGAAGGTCATGGCGAGGGCACCAGCGAGCGCCGCCCAGCGCGAGAGCCGACCTTGCATAGGAAGCTTGCGTAGCAGCAAGTAAGTGCCTGCGCCCATCCACCAGAAATGGAAGAGGGCAAGGCCCTCCAGAGATTGATAGGTGAGCTCGGGCAGAATGAGGAAGAGGAGCAGGTGAATCGGATACAGGAAGCCGCTTTGAGGATCGGCGGCGAACGGGGTGCCGCCATACAGGTGTGGGTTCCACAGTGGCAGATGGCCTGCGCGCAACGTCTCCGCGGCAAACCGGTAGGTAGGGTACAGGAACGAGGCCAGATCGCCGCCATCCGCGGGCATAAAGGCCTGGCCGGAGACAACACGCCAAAAGAACCCTAGTACGGCCAATCCCAACGCGCCGAGGGCGAGGACATCTTGCCACGTGTGAGCAGGTAAGCGCTCTCGAGCCTCAAGCCAACGGATCAGGCCTAGCAAGATCAGCCAGACCAACACTAAGGCGAACGAAACCATCAGCATGCTCCGGCGATTCGATCTCGGTTCGCTCTGCCAATATCTTTCCGCTTTTACACCTATAGCCACAGAATACCAGATTTTTCAAATCTCAACCAGAAATGAAGCGAGCGAGATGCGGTTCTGGTGGAGATCTTTAAAATCCAGAGGATAGAGAGCCAGGATGGGCAGGTAAGTGGAGCTATCGGATCATTGGCCAGGCATCGAGCAGCTTGACGAGCTCTATACCTAGTGGTATATTATCTGTAGCATAGTCCGAAGTGCCCTCCAGCCCAGGCGAAGTGGCAGGGGTGGAGGGCATCTTTTTCGCAAGCCCATCGTCTTCAGCGTTTGCTTCCGTCGGAAAGAGTCCGATCGTTGATGGCTGCCCGCTGGAGATCTTCATCAGGAGAGCTATGCGCTTTGCTATTGATGCCAGGCTCGTACATTATACGCAGGCGGGGATCGGTCAATACACGATCCGCCTGATCCGAGCCTTGGCCTCTCTGAATCAAACCGATGAGTTCCTCATCCTTCAGAGCCGCAAGCAGCCCGAGCCGATTGTGGAACAGCCGAATTTCCGGCGCGTGGGGCTATGGACGCCATCCCATAATCGCTTCGAGCAGTTTTTACTGCCGCTAGAGTTGCTCCGTATTGAGGCCGACATCTTGCATTCGCCCGATTTTATCCCTCCCCTTTACAGCCGGCGCTTCC contains:
- a CDS encoding metallophosphoesterase, with the protein product MRNTYPWVAVRLVICLFGVFGLLWGWDAVSSLGSAAQETNWKLHSSSQVMPQQAWTCMPADTLIDVLSLSSKTVRFAVIGDYGLAGRPEADVAALVKSWNPDFIITTGDNNYPRGAAETIDRNIGQYYHEFIHPYRGLYGAGSAINRFFPVLGNHDWATPGAKPYLEYFTLPGNERYYDFVWGPVHLFAIDSDFREPDGITRDSKQAAWLRDRLAASTSPWKLVYMHHPPFSSGLHGSTAALQWPYAEWGATAVLAGHDHTYERILRGGFPYFVNGLGGNGIYRFKTIVPGSQVRYNADFGAMLIEASYDAIVFRFISRRGVIVDTYSIHR
- a CDS encoding AAA family ATPase, coding for MAIVKPLPPESLYRRCDPQQFNFETTEELEDLTEVIGQPRAVEAVRFGVGIERAGYNIFALGPAGTGKHSLVRQFLERQAAAEPVPSDWCYVHNFEQPHRPRALRLPPGVGVQLRDDMKRLIEDLHTALVSAFESDEYRTRQRVIEEEFKERQERAFEGLQQRAQERGFALLRTPAGLVFAPLRGSEVLPPEEFQKLPEAERKRLKDEVEILQKELQDIILQMPRWEREARERVRALDREVTNFAVGSLFDELRKKYADLAEVVDYLNAVQRDVVENVRDFLRPEEPPSSDTSGPPIPYPLIRPSSLRRYQVNVLVDHSASKGAPVIYEDNPTYQNLLGRVEHLAQMGMLVTDFNLIKPGALHRANGGYLILDARKVLLMPFAWEGLKRALQSRQIRIEPIDQLLSLISTVSLDPEPIPLDIKVALLGDRLLYYLLCELDPDFGELFKVAADFSEEMDRTPENQLLYARLIATQVRREKLRPFDRSAVARIIEHSSRLAEDAEKLSARMRGIIDLLREADYWAGEAGHSVVSATDVQRAIDAQIYRANRMQERLREEVLRGTILIDTDGAKVGQVNGLSVMTLGDYSFGHPSRITARVWMGKGEVINIEREVEMSGPIHSKGVLILSGFLGARYAADQPLSLSASLVFEQSYSGVEGDSASSAELYALLSAIAEVPIKQSLAVTGSVNQHGQIQPIGGVNEKIEGFFDVCKARGLTGEQGVLIPAANVKNLMLRQDVVEAVAAGKFHIYPIETIDQGIEILTGIPAGERDESGNYPEGTFNARVRARLAELAEKQAAFRAAGNEEE
- a CDS encoding universal stress protein — its product is MNDQERVWDIRRILVALDASPHSLAALEAAVELAAMLRAELLGLFVEDINLLRLGELSLAREVYAHSATASPIDSQHVERQLRTQAERARQALAERAERAQVRWAFRVTRGAVASEVLAAAAEADLITLGKVGWSVIGRRRLGATAQAIVSNASAPALISRQGARLGRSLLAVYDGSPAAQRALIMATNLARDPERSLTVLILTGRMDIAQEWQGQITAWLRARGLSARYRWQPGVTLSQLAQVIRAEGEGIVVLPRESPLWPDEVLAALLNEIECPVLLVR